In the genome of Notamacropus eugenii isolate mMacEug1 chromosome 5, mMacEug1.pri_v2, whole genome shotgun sequence, one region contains:
- the LOC140507578 gene encoding olfactory receptor 51G2-like translates to MKGLNNSLAVTLQTFILVGIPGLEAEHIRISIPFCLMYAIIFLGNGIIFHIIRVDPTLHQPMYLFLAMLASAELGVTTCTLPTVLGIFLFGINETSFEACLLQMFFMHSFTMMESGVLLAMSVDRFIAIYNPLRYMTILTLPQIACVGVAIGLKTLGLMLPLSLLLRRLPFCGHNTLSHSYSLHLDLIKLPCGNTRPNSILGLFIVIFTFGVDSVLIVFSYMLILRTVLGIASREGRWKALNTCVSHICAVLAYYVPVISLSVLHHFLHPMPPLLQVMMANAYLFFPPVINPIVYSIKTKEIRQAIVQTLSRKKATVS, encoded by the coding sequence ATGAAAGGTCTCAACAACTCCTTGGCAGTCACTCTCCAGACTTTCATTCTGGTTGGTATCCCTGGGCTGGAAGCTGAGCACATCAGAATTTCTATTCCCTTCTGCCTGATGTATGCTATCATCTTCCTGGGTAATGGCATTATTTTCCATATAATTCGGGTTGACCCAACCCTTCATCAGCCCATGTATCTCTTCTTGGCCATGCTGGCATCAGCTGAGCTTGGTGTCACCACATGTACATTGCCTACTGTGTTGGGAATCTTCCTCTTTGGCATCAATGAAACCAGCTTTGAAGCCTGCTTGCTCCAGATGTTCTTCATGCATTCCTTTACCATGATGGAGTCAGGTGTCCTACTGGCCATGTCTGTGGATCGCTTCATAGCCATCTACAACCCACTGCGCTACATGACCATCTTGACCCTACCTCAAATCGCCTGCGTAGGGGTTGCCATTGGGCTGAAGACCTTGGGGCTCATGCTCCCATTGTCCCTACTCTTAAGGCGCTTGCCCTTCTGTGGCCACAATACTCTGTCCCACTCCTATTCCCTGCATTTGGACCTGATCAAGTTGCCTTGTGGAAACACTCGCCCTAACAGTATCCTGGGACTCTTCATTGTCATCTTCACCTTTGGAGTGGACTCAGTGCTCATTGTGTTCTCTTACATGCTGATCCTCAGAACAGTGCTGGGCATTGCCTCTAGGGAAGGTCGATGGAAGGCACTAAACACATGTGTGTCACATATCTGTGCTGTACTTGCATACTATGTACCTGTGATTAGTCTTTCTGTGTTACATCACTTCCTGCACCCTATGCCTCCCCTGTTACAGGTCATGATGGCCAATGCTTACCTCTTCTTCCCACCTGTGATCAACCCAATTGTCTACAGTATCAAGACCAAAGAAATCCGCCAGGCCATTGTACAAACACTGTCCAGGAAGAAGGCCACAGTTAGCTAA
- the FTSJ1 gene encoding tRNA (cytidine(32)/guanosine(34)-2'-O)-methyltransferase, which translates to MGRTSKDKRDVYYRLAKEEGWRARSAFKLLQLDEEFQLFSGVRRAVDLCAAPGSWSQVLSRKLGGSGSPACIVAVDLQAMAPLPGVVQIQGDITKVSTAQEIIGHFEGQPADLVVCDGAPDVTGLHDIDEYIQAQLLLAALNIAIHVLKPGGNFVAKIFRGRDVTLLYSQLRLFFPDVVCAKPRSSRNSSIEAFAVCRGFTLPAGYVPSMLNPLLDHSYQGDFNQLEGPTRLIVPFLACGDLSAYDADRTYPLQLEGSPEYRYTPPAQPPIRPPYQEACKLKKSGGLGRGTLQPGALPDAQEQAAAQPEKEGEQAVTQALGSISLDP; encoded by the coding sequence ATGGGGCGCACGTCCAAGGACAAGCGCGATGTCTATTACCGGCTGGCTAAGGAGGAGGGCTGGCGGGCCCGCAGCGCCTTCAAGCTGCTGCAGCTGGACGAGGAGTTCCAGCTCTTCAGCGGCGTGAGGCGGGCCGTGGATCTGTGCGCCGCCCCCGGGAGCTGGAGCCAGGTGCTGAGCCGCAAGCTCGGAGGCTCCGGGTCGCCGGCCTGCATCGTGGCCGTGGACCTGCAGGCCATGGCGCCCTTGCCCGGGGTGGTGCAGATCCAGGGGGACATCACCAAGGTGTCCACGGCGCAGGAGATCATCGGGCACTTCGAGGGGCAGCCGGCGGACCTGGTGGTGTGTGACGGCGCCCCCGACGTCACCGGTCTGCACGACATCGACGAGTACATCCAGGCGCAGCTCCTCCTGGCCGCCCTCAACATCGCCATCCACGTCCTGAAGCCCGGCGGCAACTTCGTGGCCAAGATCTTCCGCGGCCGGGACGTCACCCTGCTCTACTCGCAGCTGCGCCTCTTCTTCCCCGACGTGGTGTGTGCCAAGCCCAGGAGCAGCCGCAACTCGAGCATCGAGGCCTTCGCCGTGTGCCGGGGCTTTACGCTCCCGGCCGGCTACGTGCCCAGCATGCTGAACCCCCTGCTGGACCACAGCTACCAGGGCGACTTCAACCAGCTCGAGGGCCCCACACGGCTCATCGTACCCTTCCTGGCCTGCGGGGACCTCAGTGCCTATGACGCGGACCGCACCTACCCCCTGCAGCTGGAGGGGAGCCCCGAGTACCGGTACACGCCGCCGGCCCAGCCCCCCATCCGGCCGCCCTACCAAGAGGCCTGCAAACTCAAGAAGTCTGGGGGTCTGGGCCGGGGCACACTGCAGCCCGGGGCTCTGCCGGATGCCCAGGAGCAGGCAGCTGCCCAGCCCGAGAAGGAGGGCGAGCAGGCTGTGACCCAAGCCCTGGGCTCCATTTCCCTGGACCCCTAA
- the LOC140507576 gene encoding olfactory receptor 51I2-like, which yields MQTRNSSGLIVGFTPETFILTGLPGMEAEHIWISIPFCLMYIIIFLGNGTILHVIHMNSTLYQPMYLFLAMLALAELGISASTLPTVLRIFLFDATEIDFNVCLLQMFSIHSFSIMESGILLAMSMDHFVAIYSPLHYTVILTFPRIILIGITTGLKSVVLMAPLPVLLQRLPFCGHNTLSHSYCLHPNLVHLPCADTSINNIYGLFIVISTFGLDFLLIVISYILILHTVLGIASGGSRWKALNTCGSHVCAVLVYYVPMIGLSMVHRFGQHLPALLQPTMANIYLFFPPVVNPIVYSIKTKEIRRGIVHIFSRKRVRRDISQKHGR from the coding sequence ATGCAGACTAGGAATAGCTCTGGTCTGATAGTGGGGTTCACACCTGAAACATTCATCTTGACTGGTCTCCCTGGGATGGAGGCTGAACACATCTGGATCTCCATCCCTTTTTGCCTGATGTACATCATCATATTCCTTGGAAATGGGACCATTCTCCATGTCATCCATATGAATTCCACCTTATACCAGCCCATGTACTTGTTCCTAGCCATGTTGGCCCTTGCTGAGCTTGGAATATCTGCTTCTACACTTCCCACTGTGCTGAGAATTTTCCTCTTTGATGCAACTGAGATTGACTTCAATGTCTGTCTGCTCCAGATGTTCTCTATACACTCCTTCTCCATCATGGAGTCAGGTATCCTTCTGGCAATGTCCATGGACCACTTTGTGGCCATTTATAGTCCACTGCACTATACAGTCATACTGACTTTTCCTCGAATCATTTTAATAGGTATTACAACTGGACTCAAGAGTGTGGTGCTCATGGCCCCATTGCCTGTCCTACTCCAACGCCTACCTTTCTGTGGACACAATACCCTCTCCCATTCCTACTGCCTACACCCCAACCTTGTCCACCTGCCATGTGCTGACACCTCCATCAACAATATCTATGGACTTTTCATTGTAATTTCCACATTTGGGCTGGACTTCTTACTTATTGTGATCTCTTACATACTCATTCTTCACACAGTACTGGGTATTGCCTCTGGTGGGAGCCGGTGGAAGGCCCTCAATACTTGTGGCTCACATGTCTGTGCTGTACTTGTATACTATGTACCCATGATTGGTCTGTCCATGGTGCATCGCTTTGGGCAACACCTCCCTGCTTTGCTACAACCTACCATGGCCAATATTTACCTCTTCTTCCCCCCTGTAGTAAACCCAATTGTTTATAGCATCAAGACCAAGGAGATCCGCCGAGGCATTGTCCATATATTCTCTAGAAAGAGGGTGAGAAGAGATATCTCTCAGAAACATGGGAGATAA